Part of the Quercus lobata isolate SW786 chromosome 6, ValleyOak3.0 Primary Assembly, whole genome shotgun sequence genome, GAGAGATAATATATTGATATATTATAGTAGTTATTATATGTATTGGGCCTAATGGTTTGTTATTCTTGTACTTTAAGGATATTATCGTAATTGTGTCATACAGaagaatataattatattaGCTACAGTGaagagaataataaataatggaaaatgtttcccataaaaaaaataatagaaatagaaaatgttAACCGCATTGGTTTaggaacaaattttaaaaacattatattgaaaattgataaagtaattaatttttttaacaatattttatattttttataaaagtaatgttaaaattttcttaatttagtttattaacaattttcttaaaaacacCGGTTAATATGACCATAAATAATGtcataaatctattttttaatctCCCTACTCTCTCATTCATCTCATATAACCATGATATTTCAAACTTTTAAATTCAACTTGATATCAAAGCAATAGATCCAACTCTAAAAGTATCTTAAAAACACTAGAACTAGAGCTCATCATTAAAAGGTGAAAGAGGCAGGTGTTGAGGTTAGCATCCATACGATGACATTAGCACTTGTACGGTCACCCATGTCTGACGACTACATGGATCGACTCACCTCTCTCGTGATTATTGGGGTGCTTTTTAAAAAGATACCAATGTTCTTTtctgtcttttttatttatttattttttcaaatctcGCTCATAATTTCCGATCTTCTGTTTCATGTTTCATGTTTTTATCGATTGAGTTCTCCTCTATAAGTGCCAAATAGCATACAGGAGCAATTGATTTTCCAAGTTTGCTCTGTGTCAGTGTCAGTGTCAGTGTCACCTTTCTGACTCCTTACATCTTTTATTCATATTTGTGTTATGctttgtattttagcaaatCCTGCCAAAAGTTTGCAATTTGGTCTTTGATTGGTTGGAGGCAAACCCCCTCTCCCTGAGTATTTCTTGCTCAATTTTGTACGAGTGATATAggcttttttcataaaatattgttgaggatttttttttgctttcaaaaaagttaaaactcaaattttgtgaaaatattagaTCCAAtactttttggaaattttatatTGTGTAACTGTAAACTCAGCGTTAGCTAAcaaatattgatatatatatatatatatataagaaaatactAAATGCTGCTTCGACCTTGACGCTTGCACAAAATACCTTCTCCTGATGAACTCGGTactaaaaaatctttaaaatcaCCACTTTGCCATTTGTATGAATGTTCATACTGCCCAAAACAAATCATGTGAGCAAAGGCAATGACATCCATTTGAAATAGTAATTGCGACCAAAAACCATTCtaataacatttttcttctgTGAAATTCACAACAATTTCGAAGGGCAAGATGCTAAAAGATTGCATATTTGAGTTTACAAAAGACTTTACAAGTACAATGCAACTTTTAGCTTCTACAACTTGTTTTTACTATACAGTCCAAAACTTTCATATATCCTCATCTTTGTATAGTTTCTTCTGATCCTCGTAAAAACTGTGCAAACATGAAAACCTAAACCCAAGAGTGCAAAAAGCAAGACCAAGataacaagatttttttttttttttttaaatgttcatGATAAGTCTAACCGCCAGCACTTGGGTACTCGGGCTCTCCATTGGTTGCCACATACCCAACAAAGTAATGTGGCAAATGCTGTGAGTAAATTGGAATCCTTTGTTGATTGTAGTAATCAAGAATCTTCCAACATGCTCTTGTATGCTTCCCACTTCCAGCACCATCAGCAAGAACATTCTTCGGCAGCTCAGAAGTTAGGACAATGGATAATTCCATCCTTCCAGGACAACCTTGATAGCCATTATTGATATTCGTCATGAAATCCTCCTTGACCGACACTGCATCTGTGAAATTACGCTTGCAAGGATTTAAGCCCCAGTAGAACACAACATTGGGCTCTGTTACATCCATATCTACATACTCGGTAGGATTAGGGTCACAAGCACCTTGTATCTCCTCCAGCTGTGTCAAAcagaacaagaagaaaagatactaagaaatttttgataaatgacATGGGTAAATTATCTTTTGATCCCTGAAATTTGGTGTATATATGATTTTGGTATaccaaattttaaaagttagaaTTTTATCCTGAAATTTCAAAAAGGAAACACTTTTGGACCCTCCATCTATTCTTTTTGTTTACATGACTAAAGAAATGCTGAGGCACCCCACATTTTTGAGggaccaaatcaaacaaaccacATATCTCAGGATCAAAATTGATCTAACCCCATATTTAAGAGAACAAAATTGAACCAACACCATATTtagaagagaaaaatcaaactAACCCAATACTTAAATGGACCAAAACCAAACTTGCCACAAATTTCAAGGATGAATTATtccatttttgaaattttagggactaaatccaaagttttaaatttgaaagaccAAAATCAAACTTATCTACCAAATGTATAATATACCCTAGTAATGATATTCATCGTTGTATGTCCTACTAATTTGTTAGATCTACTAACAGGATAGGagaaatatttatcaaaatatctaTCACGGATATGCTTCAGTTAGGAAAAAAGTAGAGAATGAAGTAGCATGAGAAATTTATGAAAGAACAAAGATTTCCCATGTGACTGCAGCATTTAACACCCATcttccaataattttttatgctaGATCATTTATATGTCCAATTCTAGCCTGACTTCTTTGAATCAATATAATTGTGGGGAGTAGGGCCAGCTATGCAAATAACACTCCTGTACTATAAACCTACCATAACATGATCACTCATGACCTGAATCACAAGACAGCCAACTCATGTGCATTTATGCTTGGTGTTTTTGCCAAAGTAATCGCATCAACTACATAAAAATGGATTCAATGAACCTGACTTCTGTACTTTTATGAATCCATATAACCATGAGAAGCACGGACTCCAtctaaatttaagaaaatatacaaattgGCACTGAGGTTATAtccctttttatcttttttgatTGGCCATGTCCCTTTAATCTAGGACCAGCTGTACCAATAATGTCTCCAGGACAAAGATTGATCATGCCCTGAATAACAACACCCAACTCCTATGCATGTACAAGTCAGAAAAGTTATCATATCAACTATATAAATATGTATAGTGTATACAATGAACTTCCAATATGAGCCACTTACCTTGACAATAAGAGAGCGAAAACGTGATTTCACCCAACCTACCCAATCCCCTAGCTCATCCTGCTCAGAAGCCGAGAGGTAAATTTTAAGAAATCGGCTATGTATCTTTGAGTATGGATAAGGCTCAAATATGCTACCCCAATCAAAGTCTGGCTTCAAAAGATCCTGCAACAACAGgggagagaacaaaaaatagtCCCACATTATCTTGTCATCAGAAGATCATCATCAAGTAAGattttccaaaacaaaactATAGAGATGACATAATTAATTGCAAACCCAAATTCAGAAATTCCTTCAATATAAGTAGTTTGGCGAGAGATCAAATAGGCATACCAACAATTATGTCCCACCTAAAACACAAAACATACCCTAGTCATAGTATAGCCTCGGAGAAACTCTGTCCTGATCTTGTAGTACGTGCTTCTAGTGATATTGGAATGGCAATATTCATATGGACTACATGGAAGCCGAATGGGCATTAAGGACCGTGTCTCCAGGGCATCTCCAGGTGCTGGCAGTCCATCTTGCAAGATTACTGGAGTAGGCCAAGGCCAATGTGCAAATGTCTCAAAGAAGTTCATAATAAGAGCATTTAAGCTAGCATTTGGATTTCCTTGACAAACAAAAGCCACAAGGATTGCCAGATGAACTCCTCCCAAAAAGCCAAGTAACTGTAATCAGCAGGAAAATACTTGTATTCATcactttttgaaaaacaatatgCCCAAAAAAGCTCGTGTCACACAAATAAAGCAAAGCATGCATATGACATCACCAGCAGGCAAAACATACTTACATTACCATACACTCCTCGCCTTTTTGCCCATAACTTAACACATCGCAGCATCGATTGGAAATTCTGAAACACATCAGTTACAATATACATGAGATTTAGAACAAATTAAGTAGCATAAGGAGAAACTATACTCCcaaaaactcctgcaaagattttttttttcacatttacaATTACCCCCACAGTATAGTCGTGTACTTGTCAACCCCACTCCCCCTCAACCACAGACAAGAAACCCATGCATGCAATACAAAAGGAGGCTCACACATAGTCTAATACTTATAGCATATCAAATAGTCTTGGTGAATCCCACAACACCACAGTGCTTTCCAAGACAGCATACTCCAATCCAAAAGAATAGACCCATCCACATGCATGCATACACATGCATTCTTGTTTGCCCATAGCAACCATGTTAGACAACACATCAATGCTAAACATTTCCCATAAGCCTAGAAACAATCCACTGTAAAAACGTCAACCTCAAGACCTGGTATTTCTTAGTTAATAGTTATACATTGATCATCTGAGTGCAACATTGATAGGAAGACACATTGGCACAAAATCAAGCTTCAGATACCATCTCTTCTATGTCATATTCGCTCCTTAATGATAAATTGAAGGAACATTTTCCTTGGAATGTTTAAAAATTGCTCAAGAGATAGAAATGTCAAAGCGAGACTTGCATTTGGTTAGCTAGATAATAGGAGAATTAAGTAGTATtctgaaacataaaaaaattaaatcaaatcaaCATGTACCTCCACGTTTGGAACAAGCTGAAGAATGCGTTTGTTAGCACGTACACCAGACAAGCTTTTCAAACTAGTTTCATCAATATCTCTCAGGAAGAATGGGTTCAGTACATCCACATTCTGCAATTCATAGGCTTAGGCAGTCAAAATTTCCACATGATCAATGGGGAAGCACAAAAGATTCATTGATAATGACAACTAAAAAACAATGCTTAAGGCAAAGCTCACACTGAGTTACTAGAAACATGCCAGAAAAAAAATAGCAGTAGTGAGCATCAAGTTAGTTAAATCacaaacataatatttattgCATAGTCTCAACACTTACTTCAGGGACAGATAACACTTTAAGCTGCGCAAATGGGAGATCAATTGAGATCCCATCAAATTTAAATCGCATTAGAGGCACTTTTGCATCCTTTACACAGTGGATCTCTGACACTTCAAGTCTGCCTTTAAGCATGTTGCGCAGAACAATAAAAAAGTCATCCTGCATAATCACATTCattaaaaattgagaaaatgcTGTCACTCAAAACCAAGGGATAATGAGCAGGCAACAGATACTTACTGCCATGGTGGCAAAGAAAGGACCAACGCATAAAGCATCAATATCAGAGTCTGAACCATGAACCTGAATATATTTAAAGACATATATTGATATCAgtttataagaagaaaaaatgagaaatgacaacaaaaattttcagcTGTGGTGGCtacacttaaaataaataaataaatataaggtGCTCTATCAACATGCAAAATATTACTACAAAGTTCCCACATTTACAATTATGGACTGAAGTGGGGTTTATActctttctatatttttaacCCATCCTTCTTAAGGTACTACTAAATACCCTGCCTctgaaaattaaagattacaaAACAAGCTCATCCCGGCAACACTCTAAACATGCCCTAGAAGTGTCTTGAATGTTACccatattaaattataattcCCATTGCACTGTTTATATCCAAACACCACAGTGTCTTGAAGTTTCTTGTAGTATTATATTATTCGTGACTatatttgaagaagaaaagccaaAAGTTTCTTGAAGTTCTGACCTAGACAGCTTCAGATCATAGGATTTCCATAATTATCACATTACATATATTAATAGCGTAAGCACCACAGAGCACCAGTATACAACATGTTCAGGAGAAATGTAAAAATCAACAGACAAGAGAAAGAACTTACTCCAAGGCCATATGATCCATATGTCAATATTGTGCCACTGGAGGCAGCAATTTGCTTTTTCGGAAGTCGATGTTGCCACGCAACCTTCTTAATCCATGCCAACACTATCTACATAATTATATGAGacatcaaaagattcaacacaAACTAAACTAGAAAATTATCAAGGTGAATCATCACTAAacaagaaattttcaattttaatttattgtggTTGAGTACATGAAAAACCCTACACAATACAACCAACCACCACAATAGAGAACAAGATTACTTCCATCAAAAAAGTACATAACTAGCAAGATTTACTGCAAACCTTATCTCAAGACAATGTCCTCACAGAAGAATTTGCAAATAGGCCATAAGTCAACAGAAGAGTAATTGTTCAGCCGCCATAACAAAAATGCGAGTCCTCCTATTTCTCTTCAGGAAAGATCTCAGAGTAAAAGTGGGAAaacttcaagatttttttaccATTAACTCAAATCCTTATATCACTAGGTTCTTTACAATATTCAAACATACCAGTATTATTCAATCTAATGCGGAATACGCTATGTATTTGAACAATCTAATGCGGGTACAGGCATTCTTCTAAACTATTTTAttcaatccaaaatcaaacatCAAAGATTAAAGaacataattttgaaattcaagaaaACCTGTTTGAGCTTCACAATGACATTCCtcctcctctcttcttcttccggAGACGGCACGAGTTCTTCTTTAACCATGAACTAAAACCaatggaaaaatatatatatattaaaccaaAGATAACATAACCCACcaaaaattttttaacaaaatattgaaaattcgaatctaaaaaacaaaaaagagagaaacttgAGACAAACccagataaaaagaaagaagaaaaaactaccTGAAGCAGAGAGATTGATCTGCACTCGTCCATTTGAGCCTTCAATACAGAAAATCCAAGAGGAGTTAGTAAAGGTGGGTTGTACGGAACAAGTACCTCACCACCACCTCTATGGTTTATCAGAGCAAATGGCTGAGGAAatggaagaggaagaggaaggtGGTTCACGAAAACGACACCGTTTTGGTTGTGAAAAGCATTCCCTGCCATACAccacaaatgcaaaaaaaaaccGAGAATCTTTTCTGCGATTTCAAACAATGAATCgctttcgttttttttttttttttttttttggggtgtgtgtgtttttttaggacacccaaaaaagagaaaaacgagtagttttggtttggtttttcaAGAAAATGTGAGGGCTTTTGAGAAACCttcaaaggaaaatgaaagaagaaatggaaaaaCCTGTTTTtagatttctgggttttggctttttgggtttttgaaattgCAACGGTGTATGTGTGGGTCCACCTCATGTGAGGGTGAAGAAGCATGCGACGGAAACACACAACACCATCTCgtgtgagagagagggggagTGTTTGTGTGGCTGGGGTTTTGTAGGACAGACACGTGTTAGTATCATAAAGGTGCAAAGTGTGTTGTTCTTATTGGTTGAGCTTGctacttttgattttctataaTTTCTGTGTGTACTTTTGCTGGAGGGTTTAGTTACTTTAGTTGGCTTCGTGGTAGACTAGACTTCATGGACTTTTATTAAATGCCCTGTATTTTTGGCTGAATTGTGTCTTTCTGCCATAACCATTTCTGTTATTCTTTTGCCAAAAACATAATTAACTgatttacattatattttgatgataaaatccatggtttaccaaaaaaaataaatcgcCACATGCTTAATTAATCAGATTATTATGATTGATATACTCAAATACATTTTTTCAAATAGTACTCATGTTAGTCGGAAAGTGTTGTAATTTTACTCGTGGTCTACTTACTGACATAACCATTTCTACACTTAATTTCATAACTTGCTAACTTGTATGATTGTGAGTGGGCAACGTAAAGTAGTGAGTCAAACATGACAAAAAAAACTCACCACTCACAATCGTATAAGTTAACAAGTTGTGAATTGAATATGTAATTAgttgtatttaaaattattcaatcACAAGTTGAATCCAAACCTATTGTGAAAATGGATGTGAATTAGGTGTTTCCGTAGCTGAAGGGTAAAAAAATTATGCCGAAATAATGAAAATGAACTttctgaaagaaaaaaaaaaaatcattagataTGTCATATGTTACTTTAATGCCAAAAAGAATAATGCATTTTGGTATGCTACTCGTTGGGCCTTTAGTTATATGCTTGAgaacatatttttattagttcGGCCTTTTTTTGTAAGGtaaatttaactatttttattaGTTGGGCCTTTTTTTGTAAGGTAAATTTAACTATTGCCATAACTATTTTGAACTATGATTTGAGGATTCGATTTTGTCTATTTAGCCAATGTTCCATTTTTGAAGtaattttattatgattttatcTCCTCATTTTGACCCATCCAATGATCTACATCCTTAACTATGAGCAAGATTTGTGATTCTCTGAGAATTTCCCAGAAGAAACGGAGAGATACAGATTGACAGGGGCTGCatgaatcatcatcaaattgaaatatatttatatatatatatatatatatatatatttggtactTGGTAGAATGCCATTATGAATGCATAGTGATGGTTGTATTACAACTTACAAGATCCTGTTAAAAGAGGTAAGATTAGGGGCTCTCTGATTAGGCTTTTGGAAGGATGTTAAAAGCGTTTTAAGAgtttaaaaaaactcttttaatAGAAATTGTCAAAGGTTTGGCAAAACAACTTTAGGCTAAACCTGAATTTGGAACTTTATGAAAAaccatataattaaatttttcatGCTTTACAAATccagaattttaaaaatactattcactgtaatttgttaatactaaaGAACTTTTTAGTTAAAGTTCTAAATCGCAAAAGcctcattttcttaaaaaattttagaaaaacatacatgatatatatgttgtttataggaaaggaaaaaggagaaggaaaaataaatcttaatcACGTAATAATTATGTACTCACTAAACCCATCCTAATGTCATGTTTTTTGAATTCTTAAACTCTTTTCACTTATGgttataaatgaatattttttgaattcttgacCTCTTTTCAATTATGGTTATAAATGAACCGAGTCATTTCTATACAGTCTAGTCaggaaaaaacttaaaaaaaagatattataataTTGTATATAGTTCCTATCATTAACCTATCTTCCCTCTTGATAACATAAATACCAAGTTTACTATCAAATGTATTTTTGGCATATATCTTTATTGTAACCTAACAATTTGACTGATCTGCAACCAGTCAAATATCCATGAGCAATTTCTTGACTGATATCTGATCTGAGTTCAATAACAGTGTTCATGACATTCAACCATTCAAACTAGGTGCCCCTTCTCAAGGACAGAGTGTATATTGCTTAAGGCAACTATATCAAAAATGGGGGCCTATATCGCAACCAGCCACCATAGGACTCAACCTCCTTGCAAATGATAAGGACTCAAGGATGAACTCATGCATTATTTTAAAGTGGCTCCAACCTGTAAAGCTTCCAGAAAACCAATTTCAAACCCATCAAATCAAGGGCCACCAAGAGAGTAACTATAAACACCTAtgtttcttctcaaaaaaagaaaaaagaaaaagagagtaacTAAGCCCCAGAAACCCAGTTTCATACACTGCTGTCCTCATAAAGCTAAATCTTCCCAACCCCTCAAGAGCACTTGTGGGCACCAATTATGCACTGTACTGTACATTTACAGCCAATCGGACCATGTTGCACTTGCACATGACTAGCAAATTCTTGAAAGTGGCTGCTGCTTGTGCCTCCTCTCAGCAAGTTTCCTCAGCTTTccaattgtaaaatatttgtcTATTTGAAAGCACAAATAAAGGCAGAAGAAACAGAGATTCAAGTAGTTTTTgaattctcaaatctcaataatCAATGGCCCATCTACAAACCAACATTTCTTCTTCCCCCTTCTATATAGCACATACAGATACATTACAATTTCAAAGAAATTATCTTTCTCTATTTGAAAAGGATTCACTTCATAattcttattaaattttataaatttacactaataaattcatgaaataaaatcttaaccGTAAAATATATTCTCTCAATTTCAAATGAAACGAGAATCACATTCCCATTTTTCATCATAGCATTCCTCTCTCTGCTAGTTTTGAAATATACCCTCTCAATTTCAAATGAAACAAAGAGAATCGCATTCCCATTTTTCATCATAGTACTCCTCTCTCTACTAGTTTTGAAATATACTCTCTCAATTTCAAATGAAACGAAACGAAGTGAATCGCATTCCCATTTTTAATCATAGAACTCCTTTCTCTACTAGTTTTGAAACCATAAATTTACTTGTTTCACACTTTCAAGTATCCCAAACCAACAAGTTATGAGAGTTCCTTACGTTTTCATCCTATTACTTTGGTACTAAGACAATTGACTCTACATTAAAATTATATGCAAcccctcccccccaaaaaaaactacaaagaaAAATTCATGGACACTCAGAATCACCATCTAACATAATGAAACACTAAAAGAAGTAAAGGATTTTGGAAGACGGAATCTGGGAACTCATGCCACCAGCTAATTATATAgcccaaaaaacaaacaaaaagcaCCATCCAAGATTTCAGCCTATAAATAACAAACAAGTTAAACTATAAGATAATCATCTAATTAACCATCATTCAtgtttcaaagttcaaaccccCCAAAGTACCAACCAATTTTGCATAGGATGTCAGAAATTCCTGGCTGCCAATAAAACTAGCAGGAATATTATCTACAAggaattaatttattaaaaaaaaaatcaaacggTACAGCCACAGAATACAAAGAAATAACAAAGCATGGCAACCAAAGCCACAGACTCTAGCGTCATCACAATGGTCCAAAACACATCatcaaaaatagtaaaatccaaCCACCTGAAGCTAATAAAGCTCCCTATGCTCCAACCAGTTGTAAAGTAGGAAAGATTAAATCCTGCCCACCGGAAAATTGAT contains:
- the LOC115950693 gene encoding nuclear poly(A) polymerase 3; the protein is MAGNAFHNQNGVVFVNHLPLPLPFPQPFALINHRGGGEVLVPYNPPLLTPLGFSVLKAQMDECRSISLLQFMVKEELVPSPEEEERRRNVIVKLKQIVLAWIKKVAWQHRLPKKQIAASSGTILTYGSYGLGVHGSDSDIDALCVGPFFATMADDFFIVLRNMLKGRLEVSEIHCVKDAKVPLMRFKFDGISIDLPFAQLKVLSVPENVDVLNPFFLRDIDETSLKSLSGVRANKRILQLVPNVENFQSMLRCVKLWAKRRGVYGNLLGFLGGVHLAILVAFVCQGNPNASLNALIMNFFETFAHWPWPTPVILQDGLPAPGDALETRSLMPIRLPCSPYEYCHSNITRSTYYKIRTEFLRGYTMTRDLLKPDFDWGSIFEPYPYSKIHSRFLKIYLSASEQDELGDWVGWVKSRFRSLIVKLEEIQGACDPNPTEYVDMDVTEPNVVFYWGLNPCKRNFTDAVSVKEDFMTNINNGYQGCPGRMELSIVLTSELPKNVLADGAGSGKHTRACWKILDYYNQQRIPIYSQHLPHYFVGYVATNGEPEYPSAGG